From one Mycolicibacterium sp. HK-90 genomic stretch:
- a CDS encoding 5-(carboxyamino)imidazole ribonucleotide synthase, translated as MIGGGQLARMTHQAAIALGQTLRVLAAGPDESAAQVTPDVVIGSHTDLDALRRAATGASVLTFDHEHVPTEHLDRLVAEGVTVSPPPQALVHAQDKLLMRRKLQSLGAPVPRFAEITSVEDVEAFVRQIDGPVVIKTVRGGYDGKGVVMADDLATARGVVAGYLADGVAVLAEERVAMRRELAALVARSPFGQGAAWPVVETVQRDGICVEVYAPAPGLSDELGSAAQELGLRVADELGVVGVLAVELFETVDGGLLVNELAMRPHNSGHWTMDGAVTSQFEQHLRAVLDYPLGDTSAIAAAAVMANVLGAPETPTMSMDERLHHLFARIPDAKVHLYGKGERPGRKLGHVNIIGTDMDELRERAVRAAHWLSHGEWTDGWDEHAGK; from the coding sequence ATGATCGGCGGCGGCCAGCTCGCGAGGATGACCCACCAGGCCGCGATCGCCCTCGGGCAGACACTGCGGGTCCTGGCCGCCGGGCCGGACGAGTCCGCCGCGCAGGTCACTCCCGACGTCGTCATCGGCTCCCACACCGACCTCGACGCCCTGCGCCGGGCCGCCACCGGTGCGTCGGTGTTGACGTTCGACCACGAGCACGTGCCCACCGAACACCTCGATCGGCTCGTGGCCGAGGGGGTCACGGTCAGCCCGCCGCCGCAGGCCCTGGTGCACGCCCAGGACAAGCTGCTGATGCGCCGCAAGCTGCAGAGCCTCGGCGCCCCGGTGCCGCGGTTCGCCGAGATCACCTCCGTCGAGGATGTCGAGGCGTTCGTGCGGCAGATCGACGGCCCGGTGGTGATCAAGACCGTGCGCGGCGGCTACGACGGCAAGGGTGTGGTGATGGCCGACGACCTGGCCACCGCCCGCGGCGTCGTGGCCGGTTATCTGGCCGACGGGGTGGCCGTGCTGGCCGAGGAGCGCGTCGCGATGCGCCGGGAGCTTGCCGCGCTGGTGGCCCGTTCTCCGTTCGGACAGGGCGCGGCCTGGCCGGTGGTGGAAACCGTGCAGCGGGACGGCATCTGTGTCGAGGTGTACGCCCCGGCACCCGGGTTGTCCGACGAACTCGGTTCGGCCGCACAGGAACTCGGCCTGCGGGTGGCCGATGAGCTGGGCGTGGTCGGGGTGCTGGCCGTTGAGCTGTTCGAGACCGTCGACGGCGGCCTGCTGGTCAACGAGCTGGCCATGCGCCCGCACAACTCCGGGCACTGGACCATGGACGGCGCGGTGACCAGCCAGTTCGAGCAGCACCTGCGTGCGGTACTGGACTACCCGCTCGGCGACACCTCGGCGATTGCGGCTGCTGCCGTGATGGCCAATGTGCTCGGGGCGCCGGAGACGCCGACGATGTCGATGGACGAGCGGCTGCACCATCTGTTCGCGCGGATCCCCGACGCGAAAGTGCACCTGTACGGCAAGGGGGAGCGGCCCGGGCGCAAACTCGGGCACGTCAACATCATCGGCACGGATATGGATGAGCTGCGCGAGCGAGCGGTGCGGGCGGCGCACTGGTTGTCACATGGTGAGTGGACCGATGGATGGGATGAACATGCCGGGAAGTAG
- the purE gene encoding 5-(carboxyamino)imidazole ribonucleotide mutase, translating to MPGSSGARVGLIMGSDSDWSVMSDAADALAEFEVPFEVGVVSAHRTPQRMLDYAKTAADRGVEVIIAGAGGAAHLPGMVASATPLPVIGVPVPLARLDGMDSLLSIVQMPAGVPVATVSIGGARNAGLLAVRILGSADAELRARMVKFQADLEAMVLAKDAALRDRLLGDG from the coding sequence ATGCCGGGAAGTAGTGGTGCACGCGTCGGGCTGATCATGGGCAGCGACAGCGACTGGTCGGTGATGTCCGACGCGGCCGATGCGCTCGCCGAGTTCGAGGTGCCGTTCGAGGTCGGTGTGGTCTCGGCGCACCGCACCCCGCAGCGCATGCTCGACTACGCCAAGACAGCCGCGGACCGCGGCGTCGAGGTGATCATCGCCGGGGCGGGAGGAGCCGCGCACCTGCCCGGCATGGTGGCGTCGGCCACACCGCTTCCGGTCATCGGGGTGCCGGTGCCACTGGCCCGGTTGGACGGCATGGATTCACTGCTGTCCATCGTGCAGATGCCGGCCGGGGTGCCGGTGGCCACGGTTTCCATTGGCGGAGCACGGAATGCGGGCCTGCTGGCCGTGCGGATCCTGGGCTCCGCCGATGCCGAGCTGCGGGCTCGGATGGTGAAGTTCCAGGCCGATCTGGAAGCCATGGTGCTGGCCAAAGACGCCGCCTTGCGTGATCGCCTGCTGGGCGACGGCTGA
- a CDS encoding TetR/AcrR family transcriptional regulator — MPGLPSTRERLVSAAFDLFEERGYEATSVDDIAARAQVGRTTAFRQFGSKEAMIFPDHEALLRRADERLSAAPAEGVPAEVVAVATTSVFENYLAEGERARTRYRLTRSVPALRDFETAVVSRYVRLFTRHLRTAQSGDWTADLRAELFANAVVAAHNHVLRRWLRGDVANPRSDLAEALAATWPIYRGGGSRTAVVVMSTDEPIESLAPRIRGLIGD; from the coding sequence ATGCCCGGCCTGCCAAGCACCCGTGAGCGTCTGGTCAGCGCGGCATTCGACCTGTTCGAAGAACGTGGGTACGAGGCCACCAGCGTCGATGACATCGCGGCACGGGCTCAGGTGGGACGCACCACCGCGTTTCGTCAGTTCGGATCGAAAGAGGCGATGATCTTTCCCGACCACGAGGCGTTACTGCGCCGCGCCGACGAGAGATTGTCGGCAGCGCCGGCCGAAGGGGTCCCCGCCGAAGTGGTCGCGGTGGCGACAACCTCGGTATTCGAGAACTATCTCGCCGAGGGCGAGCGGGCCCGGACGCGGTATCGGCTCACCCGTTCCGTACCTGCCCTGCGCGACTTCGAAACGGCCGTGGTATCACGGTATGTCCGACTGTTCACCAGACACCTGCGAACCGCGCAGAGCGGGGACTGGACGGCGGATCTGCGCGCCGAGCTGTTCGCCAACGCGGTGGTCGCGGCACACAACCATGTTCTGCGCCGATGGCTGCGCGGCGACGTGGCGAACCCACGGTCGGACCTCGCCGAGGCGCTGGCCGCGACGTGGCCGATCTACCGGGGCGGTGGCAGCCGCACCGCGGTGGTGGTGATGTCGACCGATGAACCGATCGAATCGCTGGCACCCCGCATTCGCGGGCTCATCGGCGATTGA
- a CDS encoding acyl-CoA dehydrogenase — protein MAGWAGNPSFDLFQLPEEHQELRAAIRALAEKEIAPHAADVDENARFPEEALQALNASGFNAIHVPEEYDGQGADSVAACIVIEEVARVDCSASLIPAVNKLGTMGLILRGSDELKKQVLPSLASGEAMASYALSEREAGSDAAGMRTRAKADGDDWILNGTKCWITNGGKSTWYTVMAVTDPDKGANGISAFIVHKDDEGFSVGPKERKLGIKGSPTTELYFENCRIPGDRIIGEPGTGFKTALATLDHTRPTIGAQAVGIAQGALDAAIAYTKDRKQFGTAIADFQAVQFMLADMAMKLEAARLMVYHAAARAERGETNLGFISAASKCFASDVAMEVTTDAVQLFGGAGYTVDFPVERMMRDAKITQIYEGTNQIQRVVMSRALLK, from the coding sequence ATGGCTGGCTGGGCCGGTAACCCATCATTCGATCTGTTTCAGCTGCCGGAGGAGCACCAGGAGCTTCGGGCGGCGATTCGGGCGCTGGCGGAGAAGGAAATCGCCCCGCACGCTGCCGACGTCGATGAGAATGCGCGCTTTCCGGAAGAAGCTCTGCAGGCCCTGAATGCCTCGGGTTTCAACGCGATCCACGTGCCGGAGGAATACGACGGCCAGGGTGCCGACTCGGTCGCGGCGTGCATCGTGATCGAGGAAGTGGCCCGCGTGGACTGCTCGGCCTCGCTGATCCCGGCGGTCAACAAGCTGGGCACGATGGGCCTGATCCTGCGCGGCTCCGATGAGCTCAAGAAGCAGGTGCTGCCGTCGCTGGCCTCCGGTGAGGCGATGGCCTCCTACGCGCTGAGTGAGCGCGAGGCGGGCAGCGACGCCGCCGGGATGCGCACCCGCGCCAAGGCCGACGGCGACGACTGGATCCTGAACGGCACCAAGTGCTGGATCACCAACGGCGGCAAGTCGACCTGGTACACCGTCATGGCGGTGACCGATCCGGACAAGGGCGCCAACGGCATCTCGGCGTTCATCGTGCACAAGGACGACGAAGGCTTCAGCGTCGGCCCCAAGGAGCGCAAGCTCGGTATCAAGGGCAGCCCGACCACCGAGCTGTACTTCGAGAACTGCCGGATCCCGGGCGACCGGATCATCGGCGAGCCGGGAACCGGTTTCAAGACCGCACTGGCGACCTTGGACCACACCCGCCCGACGATCGGTGCGCAGGCCGTCGGTATCGCCCAGGGCGCGCTGGACGCCGCGATCGCCTACACCAAGGACCGCAAGCAATTCGGTACCGCCATCGCCGATTTCCAGGCCGTGCAGTTCATGCTGGCCGACATGGCGATGAAGCTGGAGGCGGCGCGACTGATGGTCTACCACGCCGCGGCACGTGCCGAGCGTGGTGAGACCAACCTCGGGTTCATCTCGGCGGCATCGAAGTGCTTCGCCTCCGATGTGGCCATGGAGGTCACCACCGACGCCGTGCAGCTGTTCGGCGGCGCCGGCTACACCGTGGACTTCCCGGTCGAGCGGATGATGCGCGATGCCAAGATCACCCAGATCTACGAGGGCACCAACCAGATTCAGCGCGTGGTGATGTCGCGGGCGCTCCTGAAGTAG
- a CDS encoding TIGR03089 family protein, with protein MSTVSAAVLDPLLAADPAGPRITYYDDATGERIELSTVTMANWAAKTANLLRDELGAGPGTRVAVLLPAHWQTAAVLFGIWWIGGEVVLDGDADLALCTRDRLDEADDAVAGGEVAVLSLDPFGKPAADLPIGVTDYATAVRVHGDQIVPERVPGPALAGQSVAEVMQKAQNSAAAQGFTGSDRVLSTASWDTPDELVENLLAVFAAGASLVQVTNPDAGAMDRRRTTEKVTRG; from the coding sequence ATGAGCACAGTCAGCGCCGCGGTGCTGGATCCGTTGTTGGCAGCGGATCCGGCCGGGCCACGGATCACCTATTACGACGACGCCACCGGTGAGCGCATCGAGTTGTCAACGGTGACGATGGCCAACTGGGCCGCCAAGACCGCCAATCTGTTGCGTGACGAGCTGGGCGCAGGCCCGGGTACCCGGGTGGCGGTGCTGCTGCCCGCGCACTGGCAGACCGCGGCGGTGTTGTTCGGCATCTGGTGGATCGGTGGTGAAGTGGTGCTGGACGGGGACGCCGACCTGGCCCTGTGCACCCGGGACCGGCTCGACGAGGCCGACGATGCCGTCGCCGGCGGTGAGGTCGCGGTGTTGTCGCTCGACCCGTTCGGCAAGCCGGCCGCAGACCTGCCCATCGGGGTCACCGACTACGCGACCGCGGTGCGGGTGCACGGGGACCAGATCGTGCCCGAGCGCGTGCCCGGCCCGGCACTGGCCGGACAGTCGGTCGCCGAGGTCATGCAGAAGGCCCAGAATTCCGCGGCCGCACAGGGTTTCACCGGTTCCGACCGGGTGCTCTCCACCGCATCATGGGACACTCCGGACGAGCTCGTCGAGAATCTGCTGGCGGTGTTCGCCGCCGGCGCGTCACTGGTGCAGGTGACCAATCCCGACGCCGGCGCGATGGACCGGCGTCGTACGACGGAGAAGGTCACCCGCGGCTGA
- a CDS encoding LCP family protein, with protein sequence MPIPLLRSVAVAAASAVVLGTGVAWTQIRSFESGINHISSPALGEGGEDGAIDILLVGMDSRTDAHGNPLSAEELETLRAGDDVSTNTDTIILVRIPNNGKSATAISIPRDSYVEAPGWGKMKINGVFGDVKLERMKQLVEVEGEDPATAEPKATEAGREELIQTVAGLTGVTVDHYAEIGLLGFALITDALGGVNVCLKDAVFEPLSGADFPAGWQKLDGPQALSFVRQRHDLPRGDLDRVTRQQSVMASLAHEVISSKTLSSPATLGRLQNAVQRSVVISDGWNIMDFAEQLQKIAAGNVAFATIPILREDGWSDDGMQSVVRVDPDEVQQWVAGLLQDQDEGKTEQLSYSPDKTTVEVVNGTDINGLAAAVSQVLSNKGFVPGATGNHQGAPPTSSQVLAAKADDLGAQAVSKDLGGLPINEDSSLPAGAVRVVLAADYVGPGSGLDGTDPTLGDVDPAAAGDMSGDTGEETPPPPPSPILTAGADDPKCVN encoded by the coding sequence GTGCCCATCCCCCTGCTTCGGTCCGTCGCTGTCGCCGCAGCGTCGGCCGTGGTACTCGGAACCGGGGTGGCCTGGACCCAGATCCGCTCGTTCGAATCCGGCATCAATCACATCAGTTCACCCGCGCTCGGCGAGGGCGGCGAGGACGGCGCCATCGACATCCTGCTGGTCGGTATGGACAGTCGCACCGATGCCCACGGCAACCCGCTGTCCGCCGAGGAACTGGAGACGCTGCGCGCGGGCGACGACGTGTCGACCAACACCGACACCATCATCCTGGTGCGTATCCCCAACAACGGGAAGTCGGCCACCGCCATCTCGATCCCCCGCGACTCGTACGTCGAGGCGCCGGGCTGGGGAAAGATGAAGATCAACGGCGTCTTCGGGGACGTGAAGCTCGAACGGATGAAGCAGCTCGTCGAGGTCGAAGGCGAAGATCCGGCGACCGCGGAGCCCAAGGCCACCGAGGCCGGTCGCGAGGAGCTGATCCAGACCGTCGCCGGGCTGACCGGCGTCACGGTGGACCATTACGCCGAAATCGGCCTGCTGGGGTTCGCGCTGATCACCGACGCCCTCGGCGGCGTCAACGTCTGCCTCAAAGATGCCGTCTTCGAGCCGCTCTCGGGCGCGGATTTTCCGGCCGGCTGGCAGAAGCTCGACGGCCCACAGGCGTTGAGCTTCGTCCGGCAACGCCACGACCTTCCGCGCGGCGACCTCGACCGGGTGACGCGCCAGCAGTCGGTGATGGCGTCGCTGGCCCACGAGGTGATCTCCAGCAAGACGCTGTCCAGCCCGGCCACGCTCGGCCGCCTGCAGAATGCCGTGCAGCGTTCGGTGGTGATCTCCGACGGCTGGAACATCATGGATTTCGCGGAACAGCTGCAGAAGATCGCGGCGGGCAATGTGGCGTTCGCCACGATTCCGATCCTGCGTGAGGACGGCTGGAGCGACGACGGTATGCAGAGCGTGGTCCGGGTGGATCCGGACGAGGTCCAGCAATGGGTGGCCGGCCTGCTGCAGGACCAGGACGAGGGCAAGACCGAGCAGCTCAGCTACTCCCCGGACAAGACCACTGTCGAGGTGGTCAACGGCACCGACATCAACGGGCTGGCCGCCGCGGTGTCGCAGGTGCTGAGCAACAAGGGATTCGTGCCCGGCGCCACCGGCAACCACCAGGGCGCCCCGCCGACGTCGAGCCAGGTTCTGGCCGCCAAGGCCGACGACCTTGGCGCCCAGGCGGTTTCGAAAGATCTCGGCGGCCTGCCAATCAACGAGGATTCGTCGCTGCCGGCCGGTGCGGTCCGGGTGGTGCTGGCCGCCGACTACGTCGGGCCCGGGTCCGGGTTGGACGGCACGGACCCGACCCTGGGCGACGTGGATCCGGCCGCGGCCGGCGACATGTCCGGCGACACCGGTGAGGAGACCCCGCCACCGCCACCCTCGCCGATTCTCACCGCGGGTGCCGACGATCCGAAGTGCGTGAACTGA
- the rfbD gene encoding dTDP-4-dehydrorhamnose reductase, producing the protein MAQRIVITGAGGMVGRVLADQARREGRETLALGSAECDISDVDTVRQVVESGDVVINCAAYTQVDAAETDQDRAVAVNAAGPGNLATVCAQAGAGLVHISTDYVFGADRDRRTPYEIDELTGPVNVYGHTKLAGERAVLAAKPDAHVVRTAWVYRGADGTDFVATMRRLAAGDGTVDVVADQIGSPTYTGDLVAALLQIADGGVRPGVLHAANAGAASRFEQARATFAAVGADPQRVRPVGSDRHPRPAPRPAYTVLSALRSAEAGLTPLRDWREALSAAVGNTAGKDHPSGPLPSTP; encoded by the coding sequence ATGGCGCAACGGATTGTGATCACCGGGGCCGGAGGCATGGTCGGCCGGGTATTGGCTGATCAGGCCCGTCGCGAGGGCCGTGAGACGCTGGCCCTGGGCTCCGCCGAATGTGATATCAGTGACGTCGACACGGTCCGGCAGGTCGTCGAGTCCGGCGACGTGGTGATCAACTGTGCGGCATACACGCAGGTGGACGCGGCCGAGACCGACCAGGACAGGGCGGTTGCCGTCAACGCCGCCGGTCCCGGAAACCTGGCCACGGTGTGTGCTCAGGCCGGCGCCGGACTCGTGCACATCTCCACCGACTACGTGTTCGGGGCGGACCGAGACCGTCGCACGCCGTACGAGATCGACGAGCTGACCGGGCCGGTCAACGTCTACGGCCACACCAAACTGGCCGGGGAGCGGGCCGTGCTGGCCGCCAAACCCGACGCACACGTCGTGCGTACCGCCTGGGTGTACCGCGGCGCCGACGGAACCGACTTCGTGGCGACCATGCGCCGACTGGCGGCGGGCGACGGAACCGTCGATGTGGTGGCCGACCAGATCGGGTCGCCGACCTACACCGGTGATCTGGTGGCCGCGTTGCTGCAGATCGCCGACGGTGGGGTCAGGCCAGGTGTGCTGCACGCCGCCAACGCCGGAGCGGCCAGCCGGTTCGAGCAGGCCCGGGCGACCTTCGCCGCTGTCGGGGCGGATCCGCAGCGGGTCCGCCCGGTCGGCAGCGACCGCCATCCGCGCCCCGCGCCCCGGCCGGCCTACACGGTGCTCTCGGCGCTGCGGTCCGCCGAGGCCGGCCTGACGCCGCTGCGGGATTGGCGGGAGGCGCTGTCGGCCGCGGTGGGGAACACGGCTGGAAAAGACCACCCCTCCGGCCCGCTACCCTCTACGCCGTGA
- a CDS encoding glycosyltransferase family 2 protein — MTEDAARPLVVVTVTYSPGPHLDRFLASLALATDRPVKVVMADNGSTDGAPEQAEKNYPNVHLLRTGSNLGYGSAVNRGAAQISDAECSEFFIVANPDVQWGPRSIDLLLDAARRWPQAGALGPLVRDPDGSVYPSARHQPSLIRGGMHAVVGPFWKSNPWTAAYRQDRQEPSEREVGWLSGSCLLMRRAAFDAVGGFDERYFMYMEDVDLGDRIAQAGWQNIYVPTAEVLHHKGHSTGRDPARNLAAHHRSTYTFLADRYPAAWQAPLRWTIRGALAARAGLVVGSSRRKQAKGR, encoded by the coding sequence GTGACTGAGGATGCGGCCCGCCCGCTCGTGGTGGTGACGGTGACGTACTCGCCGGGCCCACACCTTGACCGCTTCCTGGCGTCGCTGGCGCTGGCCACCGATCGGCCGGTGAAGGTCGTCATGGCCGACAACGGTTCGACCGACGGTGCGCCCGAGCAGGCGGAGAAGAATTACCCGAACGTGCACCTGCTGCGTACCGGCAGCAACCTGGGCTACGGCAGCGCGGTCAACCGCGGCGCCGCGCAGATATCGGATGCGGAGTGCTCGGAATTTTTTATCGTGGCCAACCCGGACGTGCAATGGGGGCCGCGTTCGATCGACCTGCTGCTCGATGCGGCCCGGCGGTGGCCGCAGGCCGGTGCGCTGGGGCCGCTGGTCCGCGATCCCGACGGTTCGGTCTACCCGTCGGCGCGCCACCAGCCGAGCCTGATCCGCGGCGGCATGCATGCCGTCGTCGGCCCGTTCTGGAAGTCGAATCCGTGGACCGCGGCCTACCGGCAGGACCGTCAGGAGCCCAGCGAACGCGAGGTCGGCTGGTTGTCCGGCTCATGCCTGCTGATGCGGCGGGCCGCCTTCGACGCCGTCGGCGGGTTCGACGAGCGCTACTTCATGTATATGGAAGACGTCGATCTCGGCGATCGGATCGCCCAGGCCGGCTGGCAGAACATCTACGTGCCGACGGCCGAGGTGCTTCACCACAAGGGCCACTCCACCGGGCGCGACCCGGCGCGCAACTTGGCCGCCCATCACCGCAGTACCTACACTTTCCTGGCTGATCGGTACCCGGCGGCCTGGCAGGCACCGTTACGGTGGACGATTCGGGGCGCGCTGGCAGCACGTGCGGGCCTGGTGGTCGGCAGTTCTCGACGTAAGCAGGCGAAAGGGCGCTGA